Within Thermus sp. CCB_US3_UF1, the genomic segment CATATCCTCCCCCACGGTGTCCGTGCGGTAGCCCCCAAGGCGCAGGACCTCTCCCCTCCGGAAGAGGCCAAAGGCCCCAGAGATGATGAGCAGGGCCCCCATGGCGCTCCACCCGGCCCGGCCCATGAAGAAGGCCCGGGCGTACTCTATAATCTGCATTTTTTCTAGAAAACCCCGGGGCAGGCGCAACGCCTCCACCACCCCCTCCCGCACCACCGCCCCGTTCAAGGGCCTTATGGTACCCCCCACCGCCAGGACCCGGTCGTCTTCCAGGAAAAGCCGGCTGGCCCTCAGGAGGGCCTGGGCGTCCAGGAGGCTATCCGCGTCCACCGCGCAAAACAGGGGGTAGCGGGCCAGGTTGAGCCCGGCGTTCAGGGCGTCGGCCTTGCCCCCGTTCTCCTTATCCACCACCAGGAGGTTGGGGTGGGTAAGGGAGCGGTAGAGGGCCCGGATGGGCTTGGAAGGAAGGACGCGGCGGAAGACCAGGTCCACCTCCACCAGCCGGAAGGCTTCCTTGAGCACCTCCAGGGTGCGATCCTTGGGGCCATCGGCCACCACGATCACCTCAAACTCCGGGTAGTGCAGGCTCAAAAAGGAGCGCACCGAGGCGGCGATGGTCTTCTCCTCGTTGTAGGTGGGCACCAGGATGGAAACGGGCAGGTAGGCCTCCCGCTCCAATAGGTCCTTGAGGGAGAGCTCGGAAAGCTCCCGGGCATAGCGGGCCACCATCCTGAGGCCGAAGAAGGCGAAGACCGCGTAGAGGAGGTTCAAAAAGGCGAAGTACCAGAGGACCAAAAGCTGGTAGAAGAAAAAGAGGAAGGGTAGAAGCCTCATGCCGCCTCCCGCAGAACCTGTTCCGCCATGGCCCGGCCGTAAGGGTCGGGGTGCTTGCGGGCGGCCTGGGCCAAGGCCTCCCGGTCCAGGGACCTAAGCCCTTCCGCCGCCGCCCGGCGCACGTAAAAGGAGGGGTCGGCCAGGGCCCGCCACAAAGCCCGCCGGGCCAGGTCGTTGCCCAGGAGGGCCAGGAGACGGGCGGCGTGGGCCCGGAGGAACTCCCGCTCATCCCTTAGGGCCGCCAGCAGGGCCTCCTCATAGCCCTTGGGAGGGTGGCCCAGGCGCAGAAGGGCCCGGAGGGCAGCCGCCCTAAGCTCGGGGTCGGGGTGGTCCAAAAAGCCCAGGGCCGCCTCCGCCAAGGGGGCCAGGCGAAGGCGGCCCAGGGCCTCCAAGGCCGCCCAGCGTTCCTCGCCACCCCCTTCGTGGAGGAGACGGCGCACCACGGGTTCGGCCCGCCCCTCCAGGAGGAGAAGGGCTTCCAGCAGGGCCCCCCGGGGCAGGGCGGCCCGCAGGAGGGCCTGGGCGAAGACCTCCACCCCCTCTCCCTGGACCACCCGGGCCCCGGCCCGGGCTGCGGCCAGGCGGAGCACGGGATCGGGGTGGGCCAGGTAGGGGAGGATGAGCCCCAGGGTTTCCGGAAGGCGGGCCTGGGCCAGGGCCTCGAGGGCCTCCAGCCGGGCCGGGCGGGAGGCCCACCGCCCCTTCAGGACCCGCCCCCAAGGGGGGCGGGCCTGGCGGAGCCAGTCGGCCAGGCGGGCTTCCATCTCCCCTTTGAGCATCTCCCGCAGGCTGAGAAGGGCCTCCAAGGCCGGCCTGGGCCAAGGGGGCGGGGGAACCTCCTCTTCCCCAAACAGGGCGC encodes:
- a CDS encoding glycosyltransferase → MRLLPFLFFFYQLLVLWYFAFLNLLYAVFAFFGLRMVARYARELSELSLKDLLEREAYLPVSILVPTYNEEKTIAASVRSFLSLHYPEFEVIVVADGPKDRTLEVLKEAFRLVEVDLVFRRVLPSKPIRALYRSLTHPNLLVVDKENGGKADALNAGLNLARYPLFCAVDADSLLDAQALLRASRLFLEDDRVLAVGGTIRPLNGAVVREGVVEALRLPRGFLEKMQIIEYARAFFMGRAGWSAMGALLIISGAFGLFRRGEVLRLGGYRTDTVGEDMELVVRLHRRAREEGREYRILYTPDPICYTEVPPDWTTLRRQRNRWHRGLWEVLWHHRAMLFNPRYGRLGFLAMPYFLLFEALAPVVEILGYLLLPVFYFLGFFNREFAFLFFLLALGYGVLLSQLAVGMETLLLKRYPRFSDRLVLLGLAFLEALGYRQLLALERFLATFQVWRKRGVWGEMRRKGLEAPEAEGHQKP
- a CDS encoding HEAT repeat domain-containing protein translates to MWRPGERLYALLVFGVVVLEALALGGLVLTFSGRLLGLFGYPLVQRALLQALLLTGVALALISAYVLLYHAYTEAKESRDRQAYEAWLARFTRALFGEEEVPPPPWPRPALEALLSLREMLKGEMEARLADWLRQARPPWGRVLKGRWASRPARLEALEALAQARLPETLGLILPYLAHPDPVLRLAAARAGARVVQGEGVEVFAQALLRAALPRGALLEALLLLEGRAEPVVRRLLHEGGGEERWAALEALGRLRLAPLAEAALGFLDHPDPELRAAALRALLRLGHPPKGYEEALLAALRDEREFLRAHAARLLALLGNDLARRALWRALADPSFYVRRAAAEGLRSLDREALAQAARKHPDPYGRAMAEQVLREAA